The genomic DNA GCGCAAGGCTATGCGGTGACGGCGACCGACTACCTGGGCTATGCGAAGTCGACCTTCCCGTACCACCCCTACCTGCACGCCGATTCGGAAGCGCGCTCGGTGCTCGATTCGCTGCGCGCGGCGCGTGCCGCGATGCTGAGCGCGGGCGCGACCTTTTCCGGCAAGGTGATGTTCACCGGCTATTCGCAGGGCGGGCATTCGTCGATGGCGGCGCAGCGCGCCGCCGAGCGCGACAATCCGCTCGAATTCAACGTGGTGGCCGGCGCGCATCTGGCCGGGCCGTACAACCTGTCCGGATCGTTCAAGCTCACGGAAGCGATCGCCGGCTATCAGTTCTTCGTGCCTTTCATCGTGACCTCCTACCAGAAGGTCTACGGCGACGTGTACACGGACGTCAATGCCGTCTTCAAGCCGCCCTACGCAGCCAACATCGAGAACCTGCTGCCGAGCCCGACGCTGAACTACACGACGCTGGTGACCACCGGCGCGCTGCCTGGCGCCAACGGCGAGACGCCGGACCAGGCGCGCGACGAACTGTTCCAGGCGAGCTTCCTGACCGACGTGCGGACCAATCCGAACAACGCGCTCTTCCTCGACGCGAAGAAGAACGACCTGTTCGGCTGGAACCCGCGCGCCAGGACGCTGCTGTGCGGCGGCGCTGGCGACCCGACCGTGCCGCCGGCGGTGCACCTGATCCCGATGAAGGCGGACTTCGACTCGCGCGGCGTGACCACGGTCACGACGGTCGACGTCGACGCGCAGGTGCAGGCCGCCTTCGGACCCGGCGGCAAGGCGCCCACCGATCCGGCTTCGGCCGCGTATGCCACCTACTTCGGCTCCTACCACGGCACCTACGAGCCGCCGTTCTGCCACGCCCGGGCGCGCGCATTGTTCGACACGGTGAAATAGGCTCGCCCCAGACTGCCGGCCGCGCACCGCGCGCCGAGTTCGTGGGCCGCCGCGGAACCGGCTCAGCCGGGCCGCAGGCTGCGCCCCCTGCAAGGGGGTAGGCGAAGCGACACGCAGTGCGCGCAGCCTGGGGGTGTACCTATGCAGCCGCTCTTTGCAGACGGTCGCGCACGCCTTCCCATTCGGGCTCGGCGGGGGGCGTTTCGACCCAGATCAATTTGACGCCTTCGTCGTCGAAGGCGCGCAGCACCGCGAACAGTTGCTGCGCCGCGGCAGCGGCGTCGTCGGGCATGCGGCGCTGCACGATGCGCTGCGAACGGCTCTTGAGCGCGGTGCGCGACCAGACCGCGATGTGGGCGGCGTTCGCGCCCAGCAGGTCGAGGCCGGTCTGCAGTGCCTTGGCATCCATCAGGCGCAGCTTGGCGCTCGGCGCGTAGTGCGATTCGAGCGTGCCGGAGGCGCGCGGGTCGGGCGCGGCGAGATCGTCCTTGTCGCGCAGCGCCTCGCCGCAGGCCGCTTCGATGCGGGCGCGCGTGATGGCGCCCGGGCGCAGGAGCACCGGCGCGCCGCGGCTGCAGTCGACGATGGTCGACTCGATGCCGACCTCGCAGGGGCCGCCGTCGATCACCAGCAGCTCGTCGCCGAATTCGTCCTGCACGTGCCGGGCCGTGGTCGGGCTGACGCGGCCGAAGCGGTTGGCGCTCGGGCCCGCCACGCCATGCACGCCCTGCTCGGCGCAGGCCGCGAGCAGCGCCTGCGCCACCGGATGCGAAGGACAGCGCAGCCCGATGGTGTCCTG from Variovorax sp. PBL-E5 includes the following:
- a CDS encoding lipase family protein encodes the protein MKRLHLLSAVATASLLVAACGGGGDGGGGLGLGVGVGGGAVAGPGTGALKEPATTLVTLTAAQIDAATAANGLQAISGKAKCDVKVVALNYSTVGPKGEATNESGVLLVPTGTACTAAAPLVAYAKGTDVQKPRTLANPQDSETFLLIAMYAAQGYAVTATDYLGYAKSTFPYHPYLHADSEARSVLDSLRAARAAMLSAGATFSGKVMFTGYSQGGHSSMAAQRAAERDNPLEFNVVAGAHLAGPYNLSGSFKLTEAIAGYQFFVPFIVTSYQKVYGDVYTDVNAVFKPPYAANIENLLPSPTLNYTTLVTTGALPGANGETPDQARDELFQASFLTDVRTNPNNALFLDAKKNDLFGWNPRARTLLCGGAGDPTVPPAVHLIPMKADFDSRGVTTVTTVDVDAQVQAAFGPGGKAPTDPASAAYATYFGSYHGTYEPPFCHARARALFDTVK
- a CDS encoding L-threonylcarbamoyladenylate synthase, whose protein sequence is MILDGRTPDAIDEAARVLRAGGLVAFPTETVYGLGADAASEAAVAGIFAAKGRPSDHPLIVHVAAGAQGTEALSRFALPLAPFAQKLVLAFWPGPLTLIVARQPGVAAAAAGGQDTIGLRCPSHPVAQALLAACAEQGVHGVAGPSANRFGRVSPTTARHVQDEFGDELLVIDGGPCEVGIESTIVDCSRGAPVLLRPGAITRARIEAACGEALRDKDDLAAPDPRASGTLESHYAPSAKLRLMDAKALQTGLDLLGANAAHIAVWSRTALKSRSQRIVQRRMPDDAAAAAQQLFAVLRAFDDEGVKLIWVETPPAEPEWEGVRDRLQRAAA